One genomic window of Thioclava sp. GXIMD4216 includes the following:
- a CDS encoding helix-turn-helix domain-containing protein → MKDRHSDRIQAVIASNSAAGRSGVAASWRRSFIHHKLDPSVAPGRERLTSNEIRDRQEIVGPMIRLAASHLDRLAATVADSGCSVFLSDAHGVVLDERIRSADIDGFQSCNLVTGTDWSEQAEGTNGIGTCVAEERPVTIWREDHFRESNTVLCCSGAPIFGPSGLLSGVIDVSSARLDLDASYARLLAVSVQDTAQRIETALFRSQYSDARILSLAEEESGGQSVALLALDRDDLVVGATRAARRRLNLNCGVLGTIPAADLLDLAPKQGLDAAQRAEMSRALARSGGNVTAAARALGIGRATFYRKAKFLGLKV, encoded by the coding sequence ATGAAAGACCGTCATAGCGATCGTATTCAGGCTGTGATTGCGTCGAATTCTGCGGCAGGACGTTCGGGCGTCGCTGCAAGCTGGCGCCGTTCGTTTATTCACCACAAACTGGACCCTTCGGTTGCACCGGGCCGCGAGCGCCTGACATCCAACGAGATTCGTGACCGGCAGGAGATCGTCGGCCCGATGATCCGGCTGGCGGCCTCGCATCTGGACCGGCTCGCCGCGACCGTGGCCGATAGCGGTTGTAGTGTCTTTCTGTCGGATGCGCATGGTGTCGTGCTGGATGAACGTATCCGCAGCGCCGATATCGACGGGTTCCAGTCCTGCAATCTGGTCACCGGCACCGATTGGTCGGAGCAGGCCGAAGGCACCAATGGCATCGGCACCTGTGTGGCCGAGGAGCGCCCCGTCACGATCTGGCGCGAGGATCATTTCCGCGAGAGCAATACCGTGCTGTGCTGTAGCGGGGCCCCGATTTTCGGACCGAGCGGGCTGCTGTCGGGGGTGATTGATGTCAGCTCCGCGCGTCTGGATCTGGATGCCTCTTATGCGCGGCTGCTGGCGGTCAGCGTTCAGGACACCGCGCAGCGAATCGAGACGGCGCTGTTCCGGTCGCAATATTCCGATGCGCGGATCTTGTCGCTGGCCGAAGAGGAAAGCGGTGGCCAGAGCGTGGCGTTGCTGGCGCTTGACCGCGATGATCTGGTGGTTGGGGCAACCCGCGCGGCACGGCGCAGGCTGAACCTGAACTGCGGTGTGCTGGGGACGATTCCCGCCGCCGATCTGCTGGATCTGGCCCCTAAACAGGGGCTGGATGCCGCCCAGCGGGCCGAGATGTCGCGTGCTCTGGCGCGCAGCGGGGGCAATGTGACCGCTGCCGCCCGTGCCTTGGGGATCGGGCGCGCAACCTTTTATCGCAAGGCAAAATTTCTGGGCCTGAAGGTCTGA
- a CDS encoding RlmE family RNA methyltransferase — protein sequence MVKTPTGKNTSGRGQRDLRVRVKTAKGRKLSSTLWLERQLNDPYVARARKEGYRGRAAFKILELDDKYRFLVPGARVVDLGCAPGGWCQVAVKRVNALGEKSGKKVGTVLGVDLQEVDAIAGAEVHQLDFLSEGADDKVKAWLGGTAHVVMSDMAAASSGHQNTDHLRIIALCEAAAYFAFDVLEEGGTFVAKVLAGGAENELLTILKKNFTKVANVKPPASRSDSSEKFVVAQGFRGKRHEGEDDEDGEL from the coding sequence ATGGTCAAGACACCTACGGGCAAGAACACCTCGGGTCGGGGCCAGCGCGATCTGCGCGTGCGGGTCAAAACGGCAAAGGGCCGCAAGCTGAGTTCGACGCTCTGGCTTGAGCGCCAGTTGAACGACCCCTATGTCGCGCGGGCGCGCAAGGAAGGCTATCGCGGGCGGGCGGCGTTCAAGATCCTTGAGCTTGATGACAAATACCGCTTCCTCGTGCCGGGGGCACGTGTGGTTGACCTTGGCTGTGCGCCGGGGGGCTGGTGTCAGGTGGCGGTCAAGCGTGTGAACGCGCTTGGCGAGAAATCGGGCAAGAAGGTGGGCACCGTTCTGGGCGTCGATCTGCAGGAGGTCGATGCGATTGCGGGGGCCGAAGTGCACCAGCTGGATTTCCTTTCCGAGGGTGCTGACGATAAGGTGAAGGCGTGGCTGGGCGGGACGGCCCATGTGGTGATGTCCGATATGGCGGCGGCTTCTTCGGGGCACCAGAACACCGACCACCTGCGCATCATCGCCTTATGTGAAGCGGCCGCCTATTTTGCCTTCGATGTGCTGGAAGAGGGCGGCACCTTTGTGGCTAAGGTCTTGGCAGGTGGGGCAGAAAACGAATTGCTGACCATCTTGAAAAAGAATTTTACGAAGGTTGCCAATGTCAAACCTCCGGCGTCCCGCTCGGATAGTTCGGAGAAGTTCGTGGTGGCGCAAGGCTTCCGCGGCAAGCGCCATGAAGGCGAGGACGACGAAGACGGAGAGCTTTGA
- a CDS encoding Ppx/GppA phosphatase family protein, protein MTPKRPRAAGAFPNISVEHPVRPSPDSNELYAALDLGTNSCRMLIARPKGSQFHVVDSFSKAVQLGQGLEASGRLSRSAMARTVQALQICRRKIEKHRVKRMRLVATEACRRARNARDFIRYVRRETGLPLEIIPAEEEARLAVISCGSLVRPNTEQVLVVDIGGGSTELVWIDLEDVPPGDRARAIMRLANGFDQSNMPGPAARVVDWISVPLGVATLKDQYGDVEDDAARFALMSWFFEEKLADFTPYASGSPQEGFQIIGTSGTVTTVAACHLGLRRYDRNRVDGLMMNTSEIDGVIRSFLRLGPDGRRLDPRIGRDRHSLIMSGAAILQALMRVWPTNQLSVADRGLREGLLYAQMAADGVLEELE, encoded by the coding sequence ATGACGCCCAAGCGTCCCAGGGCTGCGGGCGCGTTCCCGAATATATCGGTAGAGCACCCCGTGCGCCCGAGTCCAGACTCCAACGAGCTTTATGCCGCGCTGGATCTGGGCACCAATAGCTGCCGCATGCTGATTGCCCGTCCGAAGGGCTCTCAGTTCCATGTGGTCGACAGCTTCTCGAAAGCTGTCCAACTCGGTCAGGGGCTGGAAGCCTCGGGTCGGCTGTCGCGCTCTGCGATGGCGCGAACGGTGCAGGCGTTGCAGATCTGCCGCCGCAAGATCGAGAAACACCGCGTCAAGCGGATGCGATTGGTGGCCACCGAGGCCTGCCGCCGCGCCCGCAACGCGCGTGACTTCATCCGCTATGTCCGGCGCGAGACCGGCCTGCCGCTGGAGATTATTCCGGCGGAAGAAGAGGCCCGCCTTGCAGTGATTTCTTGCGGGTCTTTGGTGCGGCCCAATACCGAGCAGGTGCTGGTGGTCGATATCGGGGGCGGCTCGACGGAACTCGTGTGGATCGACCTCGAGGATGTCCCGCCCGGAGATCGGGCGCGGGCCATCATGCGGCTGGCGAATGGATTTGACCAAAGCAACATGCCGGGGCCTGCCGCGCGTGTCGTTGACTGGATTTCGGTGCCTTTGGGGGTGGCCACGCTGAAGGACCAATATGGCGATGTCGAGGATGATGCGGCGCGCTTTGCCCTTATGAGCTGGTTTTTCGAGGAAAAGCTTGCCGATTTCACGCCCTATGCCTCGGGCAGCCCGCAGGAAGGCTTCCAGATTATCGGCACCTCGGGCACGGTCACCACGGTTGCGGCTTGCCATCTGGGCCTGCGTCGCTATGACCGCAATCGGGTTGACGGGCTGATGATGAACACCTCGGAGATTGACGGGGTGATCCGGTCCTTCCTGCGGCTTGGGCCTGACGGGCGGCGGCTTGACCCGCGCATCGGGCGGGACCGTCATTCGCTGATCATGTCGGGGGCGGCAATCCTGCAGGCCCTGATGCGGGTCTGGCCCACCAACCAGCTTTCCGTGGCCGACCGTGGCCTGCGCGAGGGCCTGTTATATGCACAGATGGCCGCCGATGGCGTCCTTGAAGAACTGGAGTAG
- the queF gene encoding preQ(1) synthase → MTEDIYSHLTQLGGETKLPLSPDQAVLERVPNPHPGTRYTVRFVAPEFTSLCPMTGQPDFAHLVIDYIPRDWLVESKSLKLFLGSFRNHGDFHEACTVGIGKRLAETLDPEWLRIGGYWYPRGGIPIDVFFQTGPQPEGVWIPDQGVPPYRGRG, encoded by the coding sequence ATGACCGAAGACATCTATAGCCATCTCACACAGCTCGGCGGCGAGACCAAGCTGCCGCTCTCGCCCGATCAGGCGGTTCTGGAACGCGTGCCCAACCCGCATCCCGGCACGCGCTATACCGTGCGCTTTGTCGCCCCCGAATTCACCTCGCTCTGCCCGATGACAGGGCAGCCCGATTTCGCGCATCTGGTGATCGACTATATTCCGCGCGACTGGCTGGTAGAGTCGAAATCGCTCAAGCTCTTTCTGGGATCGTTCCGCAATCATGGCGATTTCCACGAAGCCTGCACCGTCGGCATCGGCAAGCGCCTTGCCGAAACACTGGACCCCGAATGGTTGCGCATTGGTGGCTACTGGTATCCGCGCGGCGGCATTCCGATTGACGTCTTCTTCCAGACCGGCCCCCAGCCCGAGGGCGTCTGGATCCCTGATCAGGGCGTTCCGCCCTATCGTGGCCGCGGCTGA
- a CDS encoding DUF2927 domain-containing protein: MPKSNFTKRVLAGLTAGTTAALLSGCTVDHPKVTPSARASTAAFAASHDDLSRQVAPRVSSSNMASNSQLATDFLELGFELESGRPLAQFTRFEGPISVVLTGKVPARAPSELGTLISRLQREAGIPISAKTGNSNRITVEFVPRREMRSLVPSVACFVTPNVTSWEEYRKTRRSAVSDWTRVKQRTRAAVFIPADVSAQELHDCLNEEISQGLGPLNDLYRIPDSVWNDDNFVSTLTRHDMTILRAWYDPALHSGMSQPEVMAALPAVLSRINPSGGQFSRVLSDPTPRSYEDAVNRAMASGGAGRRQAAARQAIQIAAAQGWTDTRMGFAWYLLGRLSPNDPNQALQAYLKASEYFAITPRAYMQTAHTDMQLATFALGSGRADQAIRLSTRGLQNSSASGNGKLAYELQTIRKQAQKTLGQSGGAMMAFAE, encoded by the coding sequence ATGCCCAAGAGCAACTTTACAAAACGTGTTCTAGCGGGTCTGACCGCTGGCACGACGGCTGCGCTTCTTTCGGGATGCACGGTCGATCACCCGAAAGTCACGCCATCCGCGCGGGCTTCAACTGCCGCATTTGCGGCCTCGCATGATGACCTGTCACGACAGGTCGCGCCGCGTGTGTCATCCAGCAATATGGCCAGCAACAGCCAGCTTGCCACCGATTTCCTCGAACTCGGGTTCGAGCTTGAATCGGGGCGGCCTCTGGCACAGTTCACGCGTTTCGAGGGGCCGATTTCGGTGGTTCTCACCGGCAAGGTTCCGGCGCGAGCGCCCAGCGAGCTGGGCACGCTGATCTCGCGGCTGCAACGCGAAGCGGGCATACCGATTTCGGCTAAAACCGGTAATTCCAACAGGATAACGGTCGAATTTGTGCCACGACGCGAGATGCGCAGCCTGGTGCCAAGTGTCGCCTGTTTCGTGACGCCCAATGTCACCTCCTGGGAGGAATACCGCAAAACGCGGCGTTCCGCGGTCTCGGACTGGACGCGCGTGAAGCAGCGGACCCGTGCGGCGGTGTTCATTCCGGCAGATGTGTCCGCGCAAGAGCTGCATGACTGCCTGAACGAGGAAATCAGTCAGGGGCTCGGGCCGCTGAACGATCTGTATCGCATTCCGGATTCAGTCTGGAATGATGATAACTTCGTCTCCACCCTCACCCGTCATGACATGACGATCCTGCGGGCATGGTATGATCCGGCACTGCATTCGGGCATGAGCCAGCCCGAAGTCATGGCGGCGCTGCCCGCTGTGCTGTCGCGGATCAATCCCTCGGGCGGGCAGTTCAGCCGCGTGCTGTCGGACCCGACACCGCGCAGCTACGAGGATGCCGTGAACCGCGCGATGGCCTCGGGCGGGGCCGGTCGCCGGCAGGCGGCGGCGCGGCAGGCGATCCAGATCGCGGCGGCGCAGGGCTGGACGGATACCCGCATGGGGTTTGCATGGTATCTTCTGGGGCGGCTGTCGCCCAATGATCCCAATCAGGCGCTTCAGGCCTATCTGAAAGCCAGCGAATATTTTGCGATCACGCCACGGGCCTATATGCAGACAGCGCATACCGATATGCAGCTTGCGACCTTTGCGCTGGGGTCCGGACGCGCCGATCAGGCCATCCGCCTCAGCACACGCGGATTGCAGAATTCCAGCGCTTCGGGCAACGGAAAGCTGGCCTACGAGCTGCAAACGATCCGCAAGCAGGCGCAAAAAACGCTGGGACAGAGCGGCGGCGCGATGATGGCTTTCGCGGAATGA
- a CDS encoding VWA domain-containing protein has protein sequence MFRPFLLHLRQHQVPVSLREYLAFLEGLSRGLCLYDSEAFYYFARSALVKNEAHIDRFDKAFSATFQGLEMLSLDDVLTAFDLPEEWLTALAEATLSPQEKALMEGAGSFEELMNTLRARLAEQKDRHQGGSKWIGTAGRSPFGAYGYNPEGVRIGQDRPRERRAVKVWDKREFRDFDDGLDLGTRNMKIALRRLRQWVREGTTTELDLPNTIRASADAGYIDVKTRPERRNGVKLLLFLDVGGSMDDHITLVDELFSALKTEFRQFRHFYFHNCLYEYVWTENRRRFTERLSTWDILRQYGSDYRCIFVGDAAMSPYEIAVAGGANEHWNDEPGQIWLERARQQWPRHIWLNPAPQSLWARTHSTQMIRQIFENQMYPLTLDGISQGVKALS, from the coding sequence ATGTTCCGTCCCTTCCTTCTTCACCTCCGCCAGCATCAGGTGCCCGTATCCTTGCGGGAATATCTGGCCTTTCTGGAAGGTCTCTCGCGCGGTTTATGTCTGTATGACAGCGAGGCGTTCTATTATTTCGCCCGCAGCGCGCTGGTAAAGAACGAAGCCCATATCGACCGGTTCGACAAAGCTTTCTCTGCTACTTTTCAAGGGCTTGAGATGCTTTCTTTAGACGATGTCCTTACCGCCTTCGATCTGCCTGAAGAATGGCTGACAGCCCTTGCCGAGGCCACGCTCAGCCCGCAAGAAAAGGCCTTGATGGAGGGTGCGGGGAGTTTCGAAGAGCTGATGAACACCCTGCGCGCGCGTCTGGCCGAACAGAAAGACCGCCATCAGGGAGGCAGCAAATGGATCGGTACGGCGGGTCGGTCCCCCTTCGGGGCCTATGGCTATAATCCCGAAGGGGTGCGGATCGGGCAAGATAGACCGCGTGAAAGACGTGCCGTAAAGGTCTGGGATAAGCGGGAATTTCGGGATTTCGATGATGGTCTCGATCTTGGCACGCGCAATATGAAAATCGCGTTGCGTCGTTTGCGGCAATGGGTGCGCGAGGGCACCACCACCGAGCTGGACCTGCCCAACACGATCCGCGCCTCCGCCGATGCGGGCTATATCGATGTCAAAACCCGTCCCGAGCGGCGCAACGGTGTGAAACTGTTGCTGTTTCTGGATGTGGGCGGCTCGATGGATGACCATATCACCTTGGTGGACGAGCTGTTTTCGGCCCTGAAGACCGAGTTCCGGCAGTTCCGTCACTTCTATTTCCATAACTGTCTTTACGAATATGTCTGGACAGAGAACCGCCGCCGCTTCACGGAGCGGCTGTCGACATGGGACATCCTGCGCCAGTATGGCAGCGATTACCGCTGCATCTTTGTCGGCGATGCGGCCATGTCGCCATATGAAATCGCGGTTGCGGGTGGCGCCAATGAACATTGGAATGACGAGCCGGGCCAGATCTGGCTGGAGCGCGCCCGCCAGCAATGGCCGCGCCATATCTGGCTCAACCCCGCGCCGCAGTCTCTGTGGGCCCGGACCCACTCCACCCAGATGATCCGGCAGATCTTCGAAAACCAGATGTATCCCCTGACCTTGGACGGTATCTCCCAAGGGGTAAAGGCACTCTCATGA
- a CDS encoding DedA family protein translates to MMAQLTDQLLALLPLWGPWLIALVTFGSCLALPVPASLVMLAGGAFVASGDLDLWSLFPAALLGAVCGDRLGYAIGRIVARHLPEPESKRARLMAKALTRLDRNGGWAIFLSRWLFSPLGPYVNFAAGTARYPRHRFWLASVAGESVWVSLYIGLGMVFGTNLSAASDLAGSIIGTIAAATVAIFLGRWLWRSVRRKAPHQVSDAEGMLPEVPVEGLPQVSE, encoded by the coding sequence ATGATGGCGCAGCTGACAGACCAGCTTCTGGCGCTGCTTCCTCTTTGGGGGCCGTGGCTGATTGCACTGGTAACTTTCGGCAGTTGCCTTGCCCTGCCCGTGCCCGCCTCGCTCGTGATGCTGGCAGGCGGCGCCTTTGTGGCCTCGGGCGATCTGGATCTGTGGTCACTGTTTCCGGCGGCGCTGCTGGGGGCGGTCTGCGGTGACAGGCTGGGCTATGCTATCGGGCGGATCGTGGCCCGCCACCTGCCCGAACCCGAAAGCAAGCGCGCGCGCCTTATGGCCAAGGCGCTGACCCGTCTGGACCGCAATGGCGGCTGGGCGATCTTCCTGTCGCGCTGGCTGTTCTCGCCGCTTGGCCCCTATGTCAACTTTGCCGCAGGCACCGCCCGTTATCCGCGCCACCGCTTCTGGCTGGCCTCGGTTGCGGGCGAAAGCGTCTGGGTCTCGCTCTATATCGGGCTGGGCATGGTGTTCGGGACCAATCTCTCGGCGGCGTCGGATCTGGCGGGCAGCATCATCGGCACGATTGCCGCCGCCACGGTCGCGATTTTTCTGGGGCGCTGGCTATGGCGCAGTGTCCGCCGCAAGGCACCGCATCAGGTCTCCGATGCTGAGGGAATGCTGCCGGAGGTCCCCGTCGAGGGCCTGCCGCAGGTGTCCGAATGA
- a CDS encoding M48 family metallopeptidase has product MIRLLVLLLPVLAAVVMWQVSAWSLARRLDKSATRLKDPLLLAGVDRLAAAMELRAIPVYVQEVPTINGLAAPDGRVFLTRGFLRRYESGEVGAEELLSVIAHELGHVALGHSKRRMIDFAGQNLVRMLIFSVLGRMVPFLGPLLANLAMRALAARLSQQDEYEADEFATALMIKAGYGAEPQIRLFEKLDALTRQGPRSTPAWLMTHPETRLRVETIRRNVAKWTGTGSKPPSAPPSGRLQ; this is encoded by the coding sequence ATGATACGGCTTCTGGTTCTTCTGCTGCCGGTGCTGGCCGCAGTGGTGATGTGGCAGGTCTCCGCATGGTCCCTTGCGCGGCGGCTTGATAAAAGCGCGACACGCCTGAAGGACCCTTTGTTGCTGGCAGGGGTCGACCGACTGGCCGCCGCGATGGAGTTGCGCGCCATTCCGGTCTATGTGCAGGAAGTGCCCACGATCAACGGCCTTGCCGCGCCGGACGGGCGGGTATTCCTGACACGCGGCTTCCTGCGGCGCTACGAAAGCGGCGAGGTCGGCGCCGAAGAGTTACTCTCGGTCATCGCGCATGAGCTGGGGCATGTGGCACTGGGGCATTCGAAGCGGCGGATGATCGACTTCGCGGGACAGAACCTTGTGCGGATGCTGATCTTTTCGGTTCTGGGGCGGATGGTGCCGTTTCTCGGTCCGCTGCTGGCCAATCTGGCCATGCGGGCTTTGGCTGCGCGCCTCAGCCAGCAGGACGAATACGAGGCCGATGAATTCGCCACCGCGCTGATGATCAAGGCGGGCTACGGGGCCGAGCCGCAAATCCGGCTTTTCGAAAAGCTCGACGCCCTGACCCGACAGGGACCACGCAGCACGCCCGCATGGCTGATGACCCATCCCGAGACCCGCCTGCGGGTCGAGACCATCCGCCGGAATGTTGCGAAATGGACGGGCACGGGATCAAAGCCGCCATCGGCCCCGCCTTCGGGCCGCCTGCAATAA
- a CDS encoding cytochrome P450, which translates to MTPPKPAPRPDKVSLWRYIRLFKQDILSAQPARLYRAKMAEFRTPFFRSYLCNTPELVDLVLRARPQDFPKSDRIREGLAPLLRNSVFVTNGAVWARQRRIIDPAFEGGKLHQSLPDMWQAGLNCLKRLHKSAGQPIDIEPETSHVAADVIFRTLFSLPIEDRTAAQVFTAFRAHQMSAPVVNLAALLPLPRWLPRPHSRQTRETATQIRQLIEDLTRRRAEEIAQDTAPDDLATKIMTMTDPETGTRFSTDEMVDQVAIFFLAGHETSASALAWALYLLAPHPEWQETLAEEALCLPAHEAPDMALLKQLKLSRAVFREAMRLYPPVPMFVRETTCPETFRKRPVKRGSQVVISPWHLHRHELLWDNPDGFDPSRWDTENGKSCARQAYIPFSAGARVCPGAGFAMAEGVLLLSMILRDFHLTALPERPPRPAAQLTVRSKNGIWLTLTPRQ; encoded by the coding sequence ATGACCCCGCCGAAACCCGCACCGCGCCCCGATAAGGTCTCGCTCTGGCGCTATATCCGGCTGTTCAAACAGGATATCCTCTCGGCGCAACCGGCACGGCTTTATCGCGCCAAGATGGCCGAATTCCGCACGCCCTTCTTCCGGTCCTATCTGTGCAACACGCCCGAGCTGGTGGATCTGGTGCTGCGCGCCCGCCCGCAGGATTTTCCGAAATCCGACCGTATCCGCGAGGGTCTGGCCCCTTTGCTGCGCAATTCGGTCTTTGTGACGAATGGTGCGGTCTGGGCCCGCCAGCGCCGCATCATCGACCCCGCCTTCGAGGGCGGCAAGCTACATCAAAGCCTGCCCGATATGTGGCAAGCAGGGTTGAACTGCCTGAAGCGCCTTCACAAGAGTGCCGGACAGCCTATTGATATAGAACCGGAAACCTCGCATGTGGCGGCAGATGTCATCTTTCGCACATTGTTTTCGCTACCGATCGAGGACCGCACTGCCGCGCAGGTATTTACCGCCTTCCGCGCCCATCAGATGTCGGCCCCTGTGGTCAATCTGGCGGCCCTTCTGCCCTTGCCGCGCTGGCTGCCGCGCCCGCATTCGCGCCAGACCCGCGAAACGGCGACCCAGATCCGGCAGCTGATCGAAGACCTCACGCGCCGCCGCGCCGAAGAGATCGCGCAGGACACAGCCCCCGATGATCTGGCGACCAAGATCATGACCATGACCGATCCCGAAACCGGCACCCGTTTCAGCACCGATGAGATGGTCGATCAGGTGGCGATCTTCTTTCTGGCGGGGCATGAAACCTCGGCTTCGGCGCTGGCATGGGCGCTCTATCTGCTGGCGCCCCACCCCGAATGGCAGGAAACACTGGCCGAGGAGGCGCTTTGCCTGCCTGCGCATGAGGCCCCCGATATGGCCCTGCTGAAACAGCTGAAACTGTCCCGCGCCGTCTTCCGCGAGGCCATGCGGCTATATCCGCCGGTGCCGATGTTCGTGCGCGAGACCACCTGCCCCGAGACCTTCCGCAAGCGCCCCGTCAAACGCGGGTCGCAGGTGGTGATCTCGCCCTGGCATCTGCACCGCCATGAATTGCTATGGGACAACCCCGACGGCTTTGACCCCTCCCGCTGGGACACGGAAAACGGCAAAAGCTGTGCGCGTCAGGCCTATATCCCCTTTTCAGCCGGTGCGCGCGTCTGCCCCGGTGCGGGATTTGCGATGGCCGAGGGCGTGCTGCTCCTGTCGATGATCCTGCGCGACTTCCACCTGACCGCCCTGCCCGAGCGCCCACCCCGGCCTGCCGCCCAGCTGACCGTGCGCAGCAAAAACGGCATCTGGCTGACCCTTACGCCGCGCCAATGA
- a CDS encoding sugar porter family MFS transporter has protein sequence MAEISDDGVMSGRLLMIACTAALGGFLFGYDSSIINGAVDAVRDGFGLSASGIGFTVSCALLGAMAGAWYAGVCSDRFGRVKTMIIASALLSISALGSGLAFGQWDLILWRFVGGIGVGFASVIAPAYIAEVAPKDERGRLGTMQQMAIVSGIFVALLVSAIVARVAGGAAGTLWMGMEAWRWMFLSELIPAVLYGVLALRLPESPRYLVEKDRISEARDILETIVGVRRARLDSKIAKIRETMKREDSKSFRDLTGGAFFFRPIVWVGILIAVFQQLVGINVIFYYSTTLWQSVGFQESDSFMISVFSSIVNIVATIIAILLIDRLGRKTLLLWGSALMTVSLGVMALAFNHAVVTADSVSLPAPWGPVALVMANVFIIGFGASWGPVMWVLLGEMFPNKIRGMALGVGGAANWLANFVVSTTFPVLAAIGLDLAYSLYAGFALISFFIVWKMVSETRGMSLEDMVEGKPSSQIPEAERVAGE, from the coding sequence ATGGCGGAAATTTCGGATGACGGGGTGATGTCCGGCAGGCTTTTGATGATCGCCTGCACAGCGGCCTTGGGCGGTTTTCTGTTCGGCTATGACAGCTCGATCATCAATGGCGCGGTGGATGCCGTGCGCGATGGCTTCGGACTTTCGGCCTCGGGCATCGGCTTTACGGTCTCCTGCGCGCTTCTGGGCGCTATGGCGGGGGCTTGGTATGCGGGGGTGTGCTCGGACAGGTTCGGGCGGGTGAAGACGATGATCATCGCCTCCGCGCTTCTGTCCATCTCCGCGCTTGGCTCGGGGCTGGCTTTCGGCCAGTGGGATCTGATCCTGTGGCGCTTTGTCGGCGGGATCGGGGTGGGCTTCGCCTCGGTGATCGCGCCCGCCTATATCGCGGAAGTCGCCCCCAAGGACGAGCGGGGCCGCCTTGGCACCATGCAGCAGATGGCCATTGTCTCGGGCATATTCGTGGCGCTTCTGGTCAGTGCGATTGTCGCCCGTGTCGCTGGTGGAGCGGCTGGCACCCTCTGGATGGGCATGGAAGCATGGCGCTGGATGTTCCTTTCGGAACTGATTCCGGCGGTGCTTTACGGTGTGCTGGCGCTGCGTCTGCCGGAAAGCCCGCGTTATCTGGTGGAGAAAGACCGCATCAGCGAGGCGCGTGACATCCTCGAGACGATCGTCGGCGTTCGTCGCGCGCGTCTGGACAGCAAGATCGCCAAGATCCGCGAGACCATGAAGCGCGAGGACAGCAAGAGCTTCCGCGACCTCACCGGCGGGGCATTCTTCTTCCGCCCCATCGTCTGGGTCGGTATCCTGATCGCGGTGTTCCAGCAGTTGGTGGGGATCAATGTGATCTTCTACTATTCCACTACGCTCTGGCAGTCGGTCGGTTTTCAGGAAAGCGACAGCTTCATGATTTCGGTCTTCTCGTCGATAGTGAATATCGTGGCGACGATCATCGCGATCCTGCTGATCGACCGTCTGGGGCGCAAGACGCTATTGCTTTGGGGCTCGGCCCTGATGACCGTCTCGCTGGGGGTGATGGCGCTGGCTTTCAACCATGCGGTGGTCACGGCAGATAGCGTCTCGCTGCCCGCACCTTGGGGACCGGTGGCGCTGGTGATGGCTAATGTGTTCATCATCGGCTTTGGTGCCAGCTGGGGTCCGGTCATGTGGGTTCTCTTGGGCGAGATGTTCCCCAATAAGATCCGCGGCATGGCGCTTGGCGTGGGGGGCGCGGCGAATTGGCTGGCCAATTTCGTGGTGTCGACCACATTCCCCGTGCTGGCCGCGATCGGGTTGGATCTGGCCTATAGCCTCTATGCGGGCTTTGCGCTGATCTCCTTCTTCATCGTCTGGAAGATGGTGTCGGAGACGCGCGGTATGAGCCTTGAGGATATGGTCGAGGGCAAGCCCTCAAGCCAAATCCCCGAGGCCGAACGGGTCGCCGGAGAATAA